One genomic segment of bacterium includes these proteins:
- the murG gene encoding undecaprenyldiphospho-muramoylpentapeptide beta-N-acetylglucosaminyltransferase has product MNLMLAGGGTGGHVYPALALAQALRRRDPSARVLFVGSASGMEASLVPAAGVPFAGLAVRPPRSRSARRTAVALGTAAAGFVQSAAIVARFRPDAVVATGGIAAAPPVLAAWVMRIPIVLVEGNAAPGRANAFLARFARAVAVTSDDAAVRIPGGRALVTGLPVRPEIYATPRSDGLRAFALDPARRTILAIGGSQGAARLNAAVDEMVTRLAGRTDLQILHQTGRGWRGPGTGPEAPAAAAAAGMPADTAGIRHVRVPYFEQIGLAYACADLVISRCGATALAEVTACGLPAVLVPYRYAAGGHQAENAAPLVRAGAASLVADEALDGGTLAREVLEILETPGRRDAMAARSRALGRPDAADRVLALLERVRRGAAAAVSKESHA; this is encoded by the coding sequence ATGAACCTCATGCTCGCCGGCGGCGGCACGGGCGGTCACGTCTATCCCGCGCTCGCACTCGCCCAGGCACTCCGCCGCCGCGATCCGTCCGCGCGGGTGCTGTTCGTCGGCAGCGCGTCGGGCATGGAGGCGTCGCTCGTCCCGGCCGCCGGCGTCCCATTTGCCGGCCTCGCGGTGCGGCCGCCGCGCAGCCGCTCGGCGCGCCGCACCGCGGTGGCGCTGGGGACCGCGGCCGCCGGATTCGTGCAGTCGGCCGCGATCGTCGCCCGGTTCAGGCCGGACGCCGTTGTCGCCACCGGGGGCATCGCCGCGGCGCCGCCGGTCCTCGCGGCGTGGGTGATGCGCATTCCCATCGTGCTGGTGGAGGGCAACGCCGCGCCGGGCCGCGCGAACGCCTTCCTCGCGCGGTTCGCCCGCGCCGTCGCGGTGACGTCGGATGACGCGGCGGTGCGCATCCCCGGGGGCCGGGCCCTCGTGACCGGTCTTCCGGTCCGCCCGGAGATCTACGCGACGCCGCGAAGCGACGGGCTTCGTGCCTTCGCGCTGGATCCCGCGCGGCGGACGATCCTGGCGATCGGGGGAAGTCAGGGCGCGGCCCGCCTCAACGCCGCCGTGGACGAGATGGTGACGCGGTTGGCGGGCCGGACGGATCTCCAAATTCTGCATCAGACCGGCCGCGGCTGGCGCGGCCCCGGCACGGGGCCGGAGGCGCCGGCCGCCGCCGCCGCTGCCGGCATGCCCGCGGACACGGCCGGCATCCGGCACGTGCGGGTGCCGTACTTCGAGCAGATCGGTCTCGCGTACGCGTGCGCGGATTTGGTGATCAGCCGCTGCGGCGCGACGGCGCTCGCGGAGGTCACGGCCTGCGGGCTGCCGGCGGTGCTCGTGCCGTACCGCTACGCGGCCGGGGGACACCAGGCGGAGAACGCGGCGCCGCTCGTCCGCGCCGGCGCCGCGTCGCTCGTCGCCGACGAGGCGCTGGACGGAGGAACCTTGGCCCGCGAAGTGCTCGAGATCCTCGAAACGCCCGGCCGCCGGGACGCGATGGCCGCGCGGTCGAGGGCGCTCGGCCGTCCCGACGCCGCGGACCGGGTTCTCGCGCTGCTGGAACGGGTCCGCCGCGGCGCCGCCGCGGCCGTGTCGAAGGAATCCCACGCATGA
- the ftsW gene encoding putative lipid II flippase FtsW: protein MDLIHRRGAAWGLFTIVLLLTCIGIVMVYSASSVAAQAQYHDGSWFLKRQLLYELIGLAGMLAAWRIHYVRLRRFTFPLLLGTLVTLVLVLIPHVGRVAGGARRWISFGGPLNFQPAELAKLALILYLAHFLANRGSRTREFGAGMIPPLVVLGLAAVPIVKQPDLGSALILVIIGFVMLFVGGARLTHLAGVGALAVPAVLGVILHAGYRSQRLLAFLHPWRDPRGSGFHIIQSLLAIGSGGLLGLGLGHSRQKFFYLPERHTDFIFAIIGEELGLVGSIVVIALFAALAIWGYRIATRCPDRYGALLVSGLTTMLVGQAVLNIGVVSGSLPITGVPLPFISFGGSSLVLNDIAVGILLNISQYARPEEEVVTSKSRRAIVRRHSAWARG from the coding sequence GTGGACCTGATCCACCGGCGCGGCGCCGCGTGGGGCCTCTTTACGATCGTCCTACTGCTCACGTGCATCGGCATCGTGATGGTGTACAGCGCGAGCTCGGTCGCGGCGCAGGCGCAGTACCACGACGGCTCCTGGTTCCTGAAGCGCCAGCTGCTCTATGAGCTGATCGGGCTCGCCGGCATGTTGGCGGCGTGGCGCATCCACTACGTCCGGCTGCGGCGCTTCACGTTTCCGCTGCTGCTCGGGACGCTCGTCACCCTCGTGCTGGTGCTGATCCCGCACGTCGGCCGCGTGGCCGGCGGCGCGCGGCGGTGGATCTCCTTCGGCGGTCCGCTCAACTTCCAGCCGGCCGAGCTGGCCAAGCTCGCGCTGATTCTCTACCTGGCGCACTTCCTGGCCAACCGCGGCTCCCGAACGCGCGAGTTCGGCGCGGGGATGATTCCGCCGCTCGTGGTGCTCGGCCTCGCGGCGGTGCCGATCGTGAAGCAGCCGGATCTTGGGTCCGCGCTGATCCTCGTGATTATCGGTTTCGTGATGCTCTTTGTAGGGGGGGCGCGGCTCACGCATCTGGCCGGCGTCGGCGCGCTCGCCGTGCCGGCGGTGCTCGGTGTCATTCTGCACGCCGGCTACCGGAGCCAGCGCCTCTTGGCGTTCCTCCACCCATGGCGTGATCCGCGCGGCAGCGGCTTCCACATCATTCAGTCGCTGCTCGCGATCGGCTCCGGCGGGCTGCTCGGATTGGGGCTTGGGCACAGCCGCCAGAAGTTCTTCTACTTGCCTGAGCGCCACACCGACTTCATCTTCGCGATCATCGGCGAGGAGCTCGGCCTCGTCGGCAGCATCGTCGTGATCGCACTGTTCGCGGCGCTGGCGATCTGGGGATACCGAATCGCCACGCGCTGCCCCGACCGGTACGGCGCGCTGCTCGTCTCGGGCCTCACCACCATGCTCGTCGGCCAGGCCGTCCTCAATATCGGCGTCGTCTCCGGGTCGCTGCCGATCACGGGAGTTCCGCTGCCGTTTATCAGCTTCGGCGGGTCGTCGCTCGTGCTGAACGACATCGCCGTCGGCATCCTCTTGAACATCTCGCAGTACGCGCGTCCCGAGGAAGAGGTCGTCACCTCGAAGTCGCGGCGCGCGATCGTTCGCCGGCACTCCGCCTGGGCCCGCGGATGA
- the murD gene encoding UDP-N-acetylmuramoyl-L-alanine--D-glutamate ligase, producing the protein MADVLARLRGRRIHVLGFSGTEGSTVVDFLLAHGITTITAHDLAGADAFPGAFRRTHQWMTQDEQAAALERLAGAPITRCFGDRYLEGIDAAEIIYVSQAWFRHAENAPVRRARDRGVPLSSMTALFFETVPCPIVGVTGTNGKFTVVRLAATMLARSGRATFETGNDRTHVPILYRLAEVTPQAVLVVEISNRQLVGLGHSPHVAVVTNVAAHHLDDHGSFDAYAETKRGILAYQRADDWALLNGDDPVTRGFAAGARGRVLFWSRTRAVDEGACVVDGRIVLRLDGREEDLADARLQSPGAHTLENALAAALAARVAGAGAPAIGAVLREFRGLPHRLALIAEVGGVRYYEDSLATNPAAAAAAVRAFDRPLVLLAGGMRRNASARDFAPVAEALAAQTVRGVVVFGAMAPLLAEAIAAAGVTAPVVRCGTLDEAVPAARALARPGDAVTLSPSCESFDQYRDYRHRAEHYQALVASLARETTPGAGRDDTKTAAKGPLGAGGPQGGGRSWT; encoded by the coding sequence ATGGCCGACGTGCTCGCGCGTCTGCGCGGCCGCCGCATTCACGTGCTCGGCTTCTCCGGGACGGAAGGCTCGACGGTCGTGGATTTTCTCCTCGCACACGGCATCACGACGATCACCGCGCACGATCTCGCGGGCGCCGACGCGTTTCCCGGCGCGTTCCGCCGCACGCACCAGTGGATGACGCAGGACGAGCAGGCCGCGGCGCTCGAGCGGCTCGCCGGCGCCCCGATCACGCGCTGCTTCGGCGATCGCTACCTCGAGGGCATCGACGCCGCCGAGATCATCTACGTGAGTCAGGCGTGGTTCCGGCACGCCGAGAACGCGCCCGTCCGCCGCGCACGGGACCGGGGGGTGCCGCTCAGCAGCATGACGGCGCTCTTCTTCGAGACGGTCCCCTGTCCGATCGTGGGGGTCACCGGCACGAACGGCAAGTTCACCGTCGTGCGCCTCGCCGCGACGATGCTGGCGCGGAGCGGCCGCGCGACGTTCGAGACCGGCAACGACCGCACGCACGTGCCGATTCTGTACCGCCTCGCGGAGGTCACGCCGCAGGCCGTGCTCGTCGTCGAGATCAGCAACCGCCAGCTGGTGGGCCTCGGGCACAGCCCGCACGTGGCGGTCGTGACGAACGTCGCCGCGCACCATCTCGACGACCACGGCTCGTTCGACGCGTACGCCGAGACGAAGCGCGGGATTCTCGCCTACCAGCGCGCGGACGACTGGGCGCTGCTCAACGGGGACGATCCGGTGACGCGGGGGTTCGCCGCGGGCGCGCGCGGCCGGGTGCTCTTCTGGAGCCGGACCCGGGCGGTCGACGAGGGGGCGTGCGTCGTAGACGGCCGGATCGTGCTGCGGCTGGACGGACGAGAGGAGGACCTTGCGGACGCGCGCCTGCAGTCGCCGGGGGCCCACACCCTCGAGAACGCGCTGGCCGCCGCCCTCGCCGCGCGCGTCGCCGGGGCCGGCGCGCCCGCGATCGGCGCGGTGCTGCGCGAGTTCCGCGGCCTGCCGCACCGCCTCGCCCTCATCGCCGAGGTCGGCGGCGTCCGGTATTACGAAGACTCGCTCGCGACCAACCCGGCCGCGGCCGCGGCCGCCGTGCGCGCGTTCGACCGCCCGCTCGTGCTGCTGGCCGGCGGCATGCGCCGCAACGCGTCGGCGCGGGACTTCGCGCCGGTCGCCGAAGCGCTCGCCGCGCAGACCGTGCGCGGCGTCGTCGTCTTCGGCGCGATGGCGCCGCTGCTTGCCGAGGCGATCGCCGCCGCGGGCGTGACGGCGCCGGTGGTGCGGTGCGGGACGCTCGACGAAGCGGTGCCCGCCGCGCGGGCGCTCGCGCGGCCGGGCGACGCGGTGACCCTGTCGCCCTCGTGCGAGAGCTTCGACCAGTACCGGGACTACCGCCACCGGGCGGAGCACTACCAGGCGCTGGTCGCATCCCTCGCCCGCGAGACCACGCCGGGCGCGGGCCGCGACGACACGAAGACGGCGGCCAAAGGTCCCCTGGGGGCCGGAGGGCCGCAGGGGGGAGGCCGGTCGTGGACCTGA
- the mraY gene encoding phospho-N-acetylmuramoyl-pentapeptide-transferase, with protein MTPALAAAWILACLLVVVGGRPLIARLARAGAAQRVREDAVARKMTLDPSAAALHAAKAGTPTMGGLLIIGALLAAAVAAGAWAGRLGPDLLVGLAAVAVFAAIGALDDALSLVRGRNLGLRAREKFALQIPAALLLGVYVLRQPHLGGALEIPGTPVRWELGWGYPVFCLLLVVGMVNAVNLTDGLDGLAAGTVAIGAGALAVLAARAGAGPAAVIAAATGGAALGFLWHNAYPAGVFMGDVGSIGLGAALAVAGVLSKREVLMLIVGGVAVAEALSVMLQVAWFKSTGGRRLFRMSPLHHHFELCGWTETQTVVRFWLCGALLAAVGVGLRP; from the coding sequence ATGACGCCGGCCCTCGCCGCGGCGTGGATCCTCGCGTGCCTGCTGGTCGTCGTGGGCGGCCGGCCGCTCATCGCCCGGCTCGCGCGCGCCGGCGCCGCGCAGCGGGTGCGCGAGGACGCGGTGGCGCGCAAGATGACCCTCGATCCCTCCGCGGCCGCGCTGCACGCCGCGAAGGCCGGCACGCCGACGATGGGGGGCCTGCTCATCATCGGCGCGCTGCTGGCCGCGGCCGTCGCGGCCGGTGCCTGGGCCGGGCGGCTCGGGCCGGATCTCCTCGTCGGACTCGCCGCGGTCGCGGTGTTTGCCGCGATCGGCGCTCTCGACGACGCGCTCTCGCTCGTGCGCGGACGAAACCTGGGCCTGCGCGCGCGGGAAAAGTTCGCCCTGCAGATTCCCGCGGCGCTGCTGCTCGGCGTGTACGTGCTGCGGCAGCCCCACCTCGGCGGCGCGCTCGAGATTCCCGGGACTCCCGTGCGCTGGGAGCTCGGCTGGGGGTATCCCGTCTTTTGCCTGCTCCTCGTCGTCGGCATGGTCAACGCGGTCAACCTGACCGACGGACTCGACGGCTTGGCCGCGGGCACGGTCGCGATCGGGGCGGGGGCGCTCGCGGTGCTGGCGGCTCGGGCCGGCGCGGGCCCGGCGGCCGTGATTGCCGCGGCCACGGGCGGCGCCGCGCTCGGCTTCCTGTGGCACAACGCCTATCCGGCCGGCGTGTTCATGGGCGACGTCGGATCGATCGGGCTGGGCGCGGCGCTCGCCGTGGCCGGGGTACTCTCCAAACGAGAGGTGTTGATGCTGATCGTCGGCGGCGTCGCGGTCGCGGAGGCTCTGTCGGTCATGTTGCAGGTGGCGTGGTTCAAGTCGACCGGCGGGCGCCGGCTCTTCCGGATGAGCCCGCTGCACCACCACTTCGAGCTGTGCGGCTGGACCGAGACGCAGACGGTCGTGCGGTTCTGGCTCTGCGGGGCGCTGCTGGCCGCGGTCGGCGTGGGGCTGCGGCCGTGA